The following are encoded in a window of Sinorhizobium sojae CCBAU 05684 genomic DNA:
- the hisF gene encoding imidazole glycerol phosphate synthase subunit HisF, with product MTLKARVIPCLDVKDGRVVKGVNFVDLIDAGDPVEAARAYDAAGADELCFLDITASSDNRETIFDVVARTAEQCFMPLTVGGGVRQVADIRKLLLAGADKVSINTAAVKNPDFVAEAADKFGNQCIVVAIDAKKVSTPGEEDRWEIFTHGGRQPTGIDAIEFARKVVDLGAGEILLTSMDRDGTKAGYDIPLTRAIADAVRAPVIASGGVGTLDHLVEGIRDGHATAVLAASIFHFGTYSIGEAKRYMAEHGIAMRLD from the coding sequence ATGACCCTGAAAGCCCGCGTAATTCCCTGCCTCGATGTCAAAGACGGCCGCGTCGTCAAGGGCGTCAACTTCGTCGACCTCATCGATGCCGGCGATCCGGTCGAGGCGGCGAGAGCCTATGATGCGGCCGGTGCCGACGAGCTCTGCTTCCTCGACATCACTGCCTCCTCCGACAATCGCGAGACGATCTTCGACGTCGTCGCCCGCACCGCCGAGCAATGCTTCATGCCGCTCACCGTCGGCGGCGGCGTGCGCCAGGTGGCCGATATCCGCAAGCTCCTGCTTGCCGGCGCCGACAAGGTGTCTATTAACACGGCGGCGGTGAAGAACCCGGATTTCGTCGCCGAAGCCGCCGACAAGTTCGGCAACCAGTGCATCGTCGTCGCCATCGACGCGAAAAAGGTCTCGACGCCGGGCGAGGAAGACCGTTGGGAGATCTTCACCCATGGCGGTCGCCAGCCGACGGGTATCGACGCGATCGAATTCGCGCGCAAGGTCGTCGATCTCGGCGCCGGCGAAATCCTGCTGACGTCGATGGATCGCGACGGCACGAAAGCCGGTTACGACATCCCGCTGACGCGCGCGATTGCGGATGCCGTGCGTGCGCCGGTCATCGCCTCGGGCGGCGTCGGTACGCTCGACCATCTCGTCGAAGGCATCCGCGACGGCCATGCGACGGCCGTGCTTGCGGCGTCCATTTTCCACTTCGGCACCTACAGCATCGGCGAAGCCAAGCGCTACATGGCCGAGCATGGCATCGCCATGCGGCTCGACTAA
- the hisB gene encoding imidazoleglycerol-phosphate dehydratase HisB, which yields MADVMPSRTGQVSRKTNETDVSVSVNIDGTGASKVTTGVGFFDHMLDQLARHSLIDMEISTEGDLHVDDHHTVEDTGIAIGQAIAKALGDRRGITRYASIDLAMDETMTRAAVDVSGRPFLVWNVAFSSPKIGTFDTELVREFFQAFAQHAGITLHVQNIYGANNHHIAETCFKSVARVLRTATEIDPRQAGRVPSTKGTLA from the coding sequence ATGGCAGACGTCATGCCCAGCCGAACCGGCCAGGTTTCGCGAAAGACGAACGAAACGGACGTTTCCGTCTCCGTCAATATCGACGGAACGGGCGCGTCGAAGGTCACGACCGGGGTTGGCTTCTTCGATCACATGCTGGATCAGCTTGCGCGCCATTCGCTGATCGACATGGAGATCAGCACAGAGGGCGACCTGCATGTCGACGACCACCACACCGTCGAGGATACCGGCATTGCGATCGGCCAGGCAATCGCCAAGGCGCTCGGCGATCGCCGCGGCATCACGCGCTATGCCTCGATCGACCTAGCCATGGACGAGACGATGACCCGCGCCGCCGTCGATGTTTCGGGCCGGCCCTTTCTCGTCTGGAATGTAGCCTTCTCCTCGCCCAAGATAGGCACCTTCGACACGGAACTCGTGCGGGAGTTCTTCCAGGCTTTCGCCCAGCACGCCGGCATCACGCTGCATGTGCAGAACATCTACGGCGCGAACAACCACCATATCGCCGAAACCTGCTTCAAATCCGTCGCCCGCGTGCTTCGCACCGCAACCGAAATCGACCCGCGCCAGGCTGGACGCGTTCCCTCGACGAAGGGGACGCTCGCCTGA
- a CDS encoding GNAT family N-acetyltransferase: protein MPTDRAEVSFEPMAERHLPMLLAWLSEPHVRQWWGDPDVELGLIRDGCETGEVDGFIFHIEGEPAGYIQSWIPSQYDDEAWAGELSADTSGVDIFVGPPEMTGKGVAALALRSFAARLFEKGAERIVIDPDAGNHRAVRAYTKAGFVPFGEWIDESGRTLLMELTRTEFERN, encoded by the coding sequence ATGCCGACTGACCGGGCAGAGGTGAGTTTCGAGCCGATGGCCGAGCGCCACCTGCCGATGCTCCTTGCCTGGCTGTCGGAGCCGCATGTCCGCCAATGGTGGGGTGACCCGGATGTGGAACTCGGATTGATCCGCGACGGTTGTGAGACGGGAGAGGTCGATGGTTTCATCTTCCATATCGAAGGTGAACCGGCCGGTTACATCCAATCCTGGATCCCCTCGCAATATGACGACGAAGCCTGGGCGGGCGAACTTTCGGCCGACACGTCCGGCGTCGACATCTTCGTCGGCCCGCCCGAAATGACCGGCAAAGGCGTTGCCGCGCTCGCGCTCCGTTCCTTCGCGGCTAGGCTGTTCGAGAAAGGTGCCGAGCGTATCGTTATCGACCCGGATGCCGGCAACCACCGCGCGGTCAGAGCCTATACGAAGGCCGGTTTCGTACCCTTCGGCGAATGGATAGACGAGTCCGGCCGGACCCTCCTGATGGAGCTGACGCGGACCGAGTTTGAGAGGAATTGA
- the hisA gene encoding 1-(5-phosphoribosyl)-5-[(5-phosphoribosylamino)methylideneamino]imidazole-4-carboxamide isomerase, giving the protein MILFPAIDLKDGQCVRLKLGDMDQATVYNADPAAQARAFEEQGFEWLHVVDLNGAFAGETVNGTAVDAILKATHNPVQLGGGIRALEHIENWLSRGLARVILGTVAVRDPALVIEACHKFPGRVAVGIDAKGGKVAVEGWAEASELGVIELAKKFEGAGVAAIIYTDIDRDGILTGINWDSTLELANAVSIPVIASGGLASMDDIRRLTQPDAHKLEGAISGRALYDGRIDPKEALALIRDARKGMNP; this is encoded by the coding sequence ATGATTCTCTTTCCCGCAATCGACCTCAAAGACGGCCAATGCGTGCGTCTGAAGCTCGGCGACATGGACCAGGCGACCGTCTACAATGCCGATCCGGCCGCCCAGGCGCGCGCCTTCGAGGAGCAGGGCTTCGAATGGCTGCATGTCGTCGACCTGAACGGCGCCTTTGCCGGCGAGACGGTCAACGGCACCGCGGTCGACGCCATCCTCAAGGCCACGCACAATCCGGTGCAGCTCGGCGGCGGCATCCGCGCGCTCGAGCATATCGAGAACTGGCTCTCCCGCGGGCTCGCCCGCGTCATCCTCGGCACGGTTGCCGTTCGCGACCCGGCGCTGGTGATCGAGGCCTGCCACAAGTTCCCGGGCCGGGTTGCGGTCGGCATCGACGCAAAGGGCGGCAAGGTGGCCGTCGAGGGCTGGGCGGAGGCCTCCGAACTCGGGGTGATCGAGCTCGCGAAAAAGTTCGAGGGAGCCGGCGTCGCGGCGATCATCTATACCGATATCGATCGCGACGGCATCCTCACCGGCATCAACTGGGACTCGACCCTGGAGCTTGCAAACGCCGTTTCCATTCCGGTGATCGCCTCCGGTGGCCTTGCCTCGATGGATGACATCCGCCGGCTGACACAGCCTGACGCGCACAAGCTCGAAGGGGCGATTTCCGGGCGGGCGCTCTATGACGGGCGGATCGACCCGAAGGAGGCGCTGGCTCTGATCCGCGATGCGCGAAAAGGGATGAACCCATGA
- a CDS encoding DUF2628 domain-containing protein yields MASYLILTPPGAAADDERARFVADGFSWPAFFFPALWLIAKRAWLLGIPVAVLQILLISFSTLPGGFVPALLMHLALSLLVSLEGPLVIAGLLSAKDWTLRRIVPARDLATAERIYYSTATAHSKNATPLRSVEWSGTERTENSTGPDFFESYGER; encoded by the coding sequence ATGGCATCCTATCTCATCCTGACCCCGCCCGGTGCCGCCGCCGACGATGAAAGGGCGCGTTTCGTCGCCGACGGCTTTTCCTGGCCAGCCTTCTTCTTCCCCGCGCTCTGGCTGATCGCCAAGCGGGCATGGCTCCTGGGAATCCCGGTTGCCGTCCTGCAGATTCTGTTGATCTCTTTCTCGACTCTACCCGGCGGCTTCGTCCCGGCCCTCCTCATGCACCTTGCGCTCAGCCTGCTGGTCTCGCTTGAGGGGCCGCTCGTCATAGCCGGGCTGCTCTCAGCCAAGGACTGGACGCTGCGCAGGATCGTTCCGGCGCGGGACCTCGCGACGGCGGAGCGGATCTATTACTCGACCGCGACCGCGCATTCCAAAAACGCCACGCCATTGCGGTCGGTCGAATGGTCCGGGACGGAACGGACGGAAAATTCCACCGGCCCCGACTTCTTTGAATCGTATGGAGAGCGCTGA
- the coaA gene encoding type I pantothenate kinase encodes MSIAAKDIEPADIPGNLQGGEYSPYHVFSAEEWSRFRADTPLTLTADEVQRLRSLNDPVDLGEVRRIYLSLSRLLSAHVEASQILFQQRKRFLSMSDETKTPFVIGIAGSVAVGKSTTARILAELLARWPSSPKVDLITTDGFLYPNAFLQRENLMDRKGFPESYDIGALLRFLSAIKAGRPNVMAPTYSHLTYDVVPDQFQIIDRPDILIFEGINVLQSRDLPADGKIVPMVSDFFDFSIYIDAEESLIHNWYVSRFMRLRETAFQNPQSFFHRYATISEEAALAIAEGLWHNINLKNLHQNILPTRPRADLILQKGQNHLTQTVALRKL; translated from the coding sequence ATGAGCATCGCCGCGAAAGACATCGAACCGGCAGACATTCCGGGCAATCTACAGGGGGGCGAATATTCGCCCTACCACGTCTTCTCCGCTGAGGAATGGTCGCGCTTCCGCGCCGATACGCCGCTGACGCTGACGGCCGACGAGGTGCAGCGGCTGCGCTCGCTCAACGACCCCGTCGATCTCGGAGAGGTGCGCCGCATCTACCTGTCATTGTCCCGGCTTCTTTCCGCGCATGTCGAGGCGTCACAGATCCTGTTCCAGCAGCGCAAGCGCTTCCTCAGCATGTCGGACGAGACGAAGACCCCCTTCGTCATCGGCATTGCCGGCTCGGTTGCCGTCGGCAAATCGACGACCGCCCGCATCCTTGCCGAGCTGCTCGCCCGCTGGCCCTCGAGCCCGAAGGTCGATCTCATCACCACCGATGGCTTTCTCTACCCCAATGCGTTCCTGCAGCGGGAAAACCTCATGGATCGCAAGGGTTTCCCGGAGAGCTACGACATCGGCGCACTGCTTCGCTTCCTCTCCGCGATTAAAGCCGGACGGCCGAATGTCATGGCGCCGACCTATTCGCATCTCACCTATGACGTCGTTCCCGACCAGTTCCAGATCATCGACCGGCCGGATATCCTGATCTTCGAGGGGATCAACGTGCTGCAGTCGCGCGATCTGCCCGCCGACGGCAAGATCGTGCCGATGGTGTCCGACTTCTTCGACTTCTCCATCTACATCGATGCCGAGGAAAGTCTCATCCACAACTGGTATGTGAGTCGCTTCATGCGCCTGCGCGAGACGGCCTTCCAGAACCCGCAGTCCTTCTTCCATCGCTATGCGACGATCAGCGAGGAGGCGGCCCTGGCGATCGCCGAAGGGCTCTGGCACAACATCAACCTGAAAAACCTCCACCAAAACATCCTGCCGACGCGGCCGCGCGCGGATCTCATTCTGCAGAAGGGACAAAACCACCTCACGCAAACGGTGGCGTTGAGGAAGCTGTAG
- a CDS encoding cytochrome P450, protein MDTRPEPFEPPAPVPRTGIPSRLQIIRTVLRNPLELWGEPSYTLPWIETKFINQRTLIVNDPGLIRYILVENAANYEMSEVRRLILRPILRDGLLTAEGEVWRRSRKAMAPVFTPRHAKGFAGQMLRVSETFVERYERAASEPFVSNIAVDMTELTFEILAETLFSGEIAVEKEGFAANVEQLLQRMGRVDPMDLLVAPKWVPRLTRIGGRKVLDRFRGVVSETMAQRRRRMAQEPESVPNDFLTLLLQLEGPDGLSTDEIEDNILTFIGAGHETTARALAWCLYCIANTPAYREIMEREIDVVFASGADPVDWLGRMPHVLAAFEEALRLYPPAPSINRAAIEEDEWTSPEGEHVAIRKGISVLIMPWTLHRHALYWQKPRAFMPERFLPENREKINRFQYLPFGAGPRVCIGATFALQEAIIAIAVLMRRFRFDPTEATDPWPVQRLTTQPKGGLPMQVTLRAR, encoded by the coding sequence ATGGACACGCGCCCGGAGCCCTTCGAGCCGCCCGCGCCCGTCCCGCGGACCGGCATCCCCTCGCGACTGCAGATCATCCGCACTGTGCTTCGAAACCCGCTCGAGCTCTGGGGCGAGCCGTCCTACACGCTGCCCTGGATCGAGACGAAATTCATCAATCAGCGCACGCTGATCGTCAACGATCCCGGTCTCATCCGCTACATCCTCGTCGAGAACGCCGCCAACTATGAAATGTCGGAGGTGCGGCGGCTGATCCTCCGGCCGATCCTGCGCGATGGGCTCTTGACGGCGGAGGGGGAGGTCTGGAGGCGGTCGCGCAAGGCCATGGCGCCGGTTTTCACGCCGCGCCACGCCAAGGGCTTTGCCGGCCAGATGCTGCGGGTCTCGGAAACCTTCGTCGAGCGCTATGAGCGCGCCGCGTCGGAGCCCTTCGTCAGCAATATCGCCGTCGACATGACGGAACTCACCTTCGAGATCCTTGCCGAGACGCTGTTTTCCGGCGAAATCGCCGTCGAAAAGGAAGGCTTCGCCGCCAATGTCGAGCAATTGCTGCAGCGGATGGGCCGCGTCGATCCGATGGACCTCCTTGTCGCACCGAAATGGGTGCCGCGGCTGACCCGGATCGGCGGACGGAAGGTGCTCGACCGCTTCCGCGGCGTCGTCTCGGAGACCATGGCGCAACGCCGGCGGCGGATGGCGCAGGAGCCCGAAAGCGTGCCGAACGATTTCCTGACGCTGCTGCTGCAGCTCGAAGGGCCGGACGGCCTTTCGACCGACGAGATCGAGGACAATATCCTGACCTTCATCGGCGCCGGCCACGAGACGACGGCGCGCGCGCTCGCCTGGTGCCTCTATTGCATCGCCAATACGCCGGCCTATCGCGAGATCATGGAGCGGGAAATCGATGTGGTCTTCGCAAGCGGTGCCGATCCCGTCGACTGGCTCGGGCGCATGCCGCACGTGCTTGCCGCCTTCGAGGAGGCGCTCCGGCTCTATCCGCCGGCACCCTCGATCAATCGCGCGGCGATCGAGGAGGACGAGTGGACCTCGCCCGAGGGCGAGCATGTGGCGATCCGCAAGGGCATATCGGTGCTGATCATGCCCTGGACCTTGCACCGCCATGCGCTTTATTGGCAGAAGCCGCGCGCGTTCATGCCCGAACGCTTCCTTCCGGAAAACCGTGAAAAGATCAACCGCTTCCAATACCTGCCATTCGGCGCGGGACCGCGCGTCTGCATCGGTGCGACCTTCGCGCTGCAGGAGGCGATCATCGCCATTGCCGTGCTCATGCGCCGCTTCCGTTTCGATCCGACCGAGGCGACCGATCCTTGGCCGGTGCAGCGGTTGACGACCCAGCCGAAAGGCGGGCTGCCGATGCAGGTAACGCTTCGCGCGCGATAA
- a CDS encoding phosphoribosyl-ATP diphosphatase produces MTEFTLSDLERIVATRAKAAAEDSWTAKLVAGGQRKAAKKLGEEAVETVIAALTNDRENLIDESADLLYHLMVVLNIAAVPLQDVMSELASRTGQSGLQEKANRQNP; encoded by the coding sequence ATGACCGAATTCACGCTCTCCGACCTCGAACGGATTGTCGCGACCCGCGCCAAGGCGGCGGCGGAGGACTCCTGGACCGCCAAACTGGTCGCCGGCGGCCAGCGCAAGGCGGCAAAGAAACTCGGAGAGGAAGCGGTCGAAACGGTCATCGCGGCGTTGACGAACGACCGCGAAAATCTGATCGATGAGAGTGCCGATCTCCTCTATCATCTTATGGTCGTATTGAATATCGCCGCCGTCCCGTTGCAGGATGTGATGAGTGAACTTGCCAGCCGGACCGGACAATCCGGCCTGCAGGAAAAGGCAAACCGGCAGAATCCATGA
- a CDS encoding DUF1402 family protein: MRLTACLFAIATLCFAVAKPAVAEIRMVPEGNRHAEQPDVPGASVRRTRAGRTSFDAKYEKVRDLLASDRNLIAKITQISAAYGIAPIHMIGAIVGEHTYNVDAYDRLQAYYVKAAAYAGNSFHFGYNGESIGEFVQRSQFGACADKKTSYALWSCREAVWEREFRGRVVVGKAFPNNRFSAVFFQPFFAGQTFGLGQINPLTALKLTDMVSRVSGYPRLDESNAASVYAAIMDPDVSLAYMAASIRHSIDVYRSIAGVDISNNPGITATLYNVGNPDGRATALAAKNADGEVHWPEENYYGWLVNDRRAELEALL; encoded by the coding sequence GTGCGTCTCACCGCTTGTCTTTTCGCCATCGCCACGCTTTGCTTCGCCGTCGCCAAGCCGGCTGTGGCCGAGATCCGCATGGTGCCCGAAGGCAACCGGCATGCAGAGCAGCCGGACGTTCCCGGCGCCTCCGTTCGCCGCACCAGGGCAGGTCGAACCTCTTTCGACGCGAAGTACGAGAAGGTGCGCGATCTCCTCGCCTCCGACCGCAACCTGATCGCCAAGATCACGCAGATTTCGGCGGCCTACGGCATAGCGCCCATTCACATGATCGGCGCCATCGTCGGCGAGCACACCTATAACGTCGACGCCTATGACCGCCTGCAGGCCTATTACGTCAAGGCGGCCGCCTATGCCGGCAACAGCTTCCACTTCGGCTATAACGGTGAGTCGATCGGCGAATTCGTCCAGCGCTCGCAATTTGGTGCATGCGCGGACAAGAAGACCTCCTATGCGCTGTGGAGCTGCCGCGAGGCGGTATGGGAACGCGAGTTCCGTGGCCGCGTCGTCGTCGGCAAGGCCTTCCCGAACAATCGCTTCAGTGCGGTGTTCTTCCAGCCCTTCTTCGCCGGCCAGACCTTCGGCCTCGGCCAGATCAACCCGCTGACGGCGTTGAAGCTGACGGACATGGTGTCGCGCGTTTCCGGATATCCCCGGCTTGACGAAAGCAACGCGGCCAGCGTCTACGCGGCGATCATGGACCCCGACGTCTCGCTCGCCTACATGGCCGCAAGCATCCGCCATTCGATCGACGTCTATCGCTCGATCGCCGGCGTTGACATCTCCAACAATCCCGGGATCACGGCAACGCTCTACAATGTCGGCAATCCGGATGGGCGCGCCACGGCCCTTGCTGCGAAGAATGCGGACGGCGAGGTGCATTGGCCGGAAGAAAACTACTACGGCTGGCTCGTTAACGACCGGCGCGCGGAGCTCGAAGCGCTGCTCTGA
- the hisH gene encoding imidazole glycerol phosphate synthase subunit HisH → MRVAIIDYGSGNLRSATKAFERAAREAGIAAEIELTDRPERVASADRIVLPGVGAYADCRQGLAAVTGMEEALTQAVETAGRPFLGICVGMQLMSSRGLEKTITRGFGWIPGDVVEMTPRDTALKIPQIGWNTLRLTRAHALFEDIPTGEDGLHAYFVHSYHLSAENPADVVAVTEYGEPVTAFVATGNKAGAQFHPEKSQTLGLALISNFLRWQP, encoded by the coding sequence ATGCGGGTCGCCATCATTGACTATGGATCGGGCAACCTGCGCTCGGCCACCAAAGCTTTCGAGCGGGCTGCGCGCGAAGCCGGCATCGCCGCGGAGATCGAACTGACGGACCGGCCGGAGCGGGTGGCTTCGGCCGATCGCATTGTGCTGCCGGGCGTCGGTGCCTACGCGGATTGCCGCCAGGGGCTCGCCGCCGTCACCGGTATGGAGGAGGCTTTGACGCAGGCGGTGGAGACGGCCGGGCGGCCCTTCCTCGGCATCTGCGTCGGCATGCAGCTCATGTCCTCGCGCGGTCTCGAAAAAACGATCACCCGGGGCTTCGGCTGGATCCCCGGCGATGTCGTCGAAATGACACCAAGGGACACTGCGCTGAAGATTCCGCAGATCGGCTGGAATACGCTGCGGCTCACCCGGGCACACGCGCTCTTCGAAGACATTCCGACCGGCGAAGACGGCCTGCATGCCTATTTCGTGCACTCCTATCACCTATCCGCCGAGAACCCGGCGGATGTGGTTGCCGTCACGGAATATGGTGAACCGGTGACGGCCTTCGTCGCCACTGGCAACAAAGCGGGCGCGCAATTCCACCCGGAAAAGAGCCAGACGCTCGGCCTCGCCCTCATCTCGAACTTCTTGCGCTGGCAGCCGTGA
- the hslV gene encoding ATP-dependent protease subunit HslV — translation MSEHNPYGTMHATTIITVRKGGKVVMAGDGQVSLGQTIMKGNARKVRRLLKGDVIAGFAGATADAFTLLERLEAKLEQYPDQLMRAAVELAKDWRTSKYLRNLEAMMLVADRSLTLAITGNGDVLEPEHGTIAIGSGGNYALAAARALMDSDKSAEEIARRALEIAGDICVYTNHSIVVETLDAD, via the coding sequence ATGAGCGAACACAATCCCTACGGAACGATGCACGCGACCACCATCATCACGGTGCGCAAGGGCGGCAAGGTGGTGATGGCCGGCGACGGCCAGGTCAGCCTTGGCCAGACGATCATGAAGGGCAATGCGCGCAAGGTCCGTCGTCTCTTGAAGGGCGACGTGATTGCCGGCTTCGCCGGCGCAACGGCGGATGCCTTCACGCTTCTCGAGCGCCTGGAAGCGAAGCTCGAACAATATCCCGACCAGCTGATGCGTGCGGCCGTGGAACTTGCCAAGGATTGGCGCACCAGCAAGTATCTGCGGAACCTCGAGGCCATGATGCTGGTTGCCGACAGATCGTTGACGCTGGCGATTACCGGCAACGGCGACGTGCTCGAGCCGGAGCACGGGACGATCGCCATCGGTTCGGGCGGGAATTACGCGCTTGCGGCTGCGCGCGCCCTGATGGACAGTGACAAATCTGCGGAAGAGATTGCCCGGCGCGCACTGGAAATCGCCGGCGATATTTGCGTCTACACCAACCACAGCATCGTTGTGGAGACACTGGATGCCGACTGA
- the hslU gene encoding ATP-dependent protease ATPase subunit HslU has translation MTNFSPREIVSELDRYIIGQKDAKRAVAIALRNRWRRQQLSDELRDEVMPKNILMIGPTGVGKTEISRRLAKLAGAPFIKVEATKFTEVGYVGRDVEQIVRDLVEVGIALVREKKRAEVKAKAHQNAEERVLDALVGATASPATRDSFRKKLRANELDDKEIEIDIADAGMPGTLEIPGMPGANIGVLNLSEMFGKALGGRTKKVKTTVKESYGILINDESDKLLDTEQIQREAVASAENDGIVFLDEVDKIAAREGGFGAGVSREGVQRDLLPLVEGTTVATKYGPVKTDHILFIASGAFHVSKPSDLLPELQGRLPIRVELRALTKEDFRRILTETEASLIRQYKALLETEGVVLDFTEDAIDALAEVAVQLNANVENIGARRLQTVMERVLDDISFDAPDRGGHTMMIDAEYVRKHVGDLAANTDLSRYIL, from the coding sequence ATGACCAACTTTTCACCCAGAGAAATCGTGTCGGAGCTCGACCGCTACATTATCGGCCAGAAGGACGCGAAGCGCGCGGTGGCGATCGCCCTGCGCAACCGCTGGCGCCGGCAGCAGCTCAGCGACGAGCTGCGCGACGAGGTCATGCCGAAGAACATTCTGATGATCGGCCCGACCGGCGTCGGCAAGACCGAGATTTCCCGCCGCCTTGCCAAGCTCGCCGGCGCCCCCTTCATCAAGGTGGAGGCCACCAAGTTCACCGAGGTCGGCTATGTCGGCCGGGACGTCGAGCAGATCGTGCGCGATCTTGTGGAGGTCGGCATCGCGCTCGTGCGCGAGAAAAAGCGGGCCGAAGTGAAGGCGAAGGCGCACCAGAATGCGGAAGAGCGGGTGCTGGATGCGCTCGTCGGCGCGACGGCTTCCCCGGCGACGCGCGATTCCTTCCGCAAGAAGCTGCGTGCCAACGAGCTCGACGACAAGGAGATCGAGATCGATATTGCCGACGCGGGCATGCCGGGCACGCTGGAGATTCCAGGCATGCCAGGTGCCAATATCGGCGTGTTGAACCTGTCGGAAATGTTCGGCAAGGCGCTCGGCGGCAGGACGAAGAAGGTCAAGACGACGGTCAAGGAATCTTACGGGATCCTGATCAACGACGAATCCGACAAGCTGCTCGACACTGAGCAGATCCAGCGTGAGGCGGTCGCCTCGGCTGAAAACGACGGTATCGTCTTCCTCGACGAGGTCGACAAGATCGCGGCCCGCGAGGGCGGCTTCGGCGCCGGCGTTTCGCGCGAAGGCGTCCAGCGGGACCTGCTGCCTCTGGTCGAAGGCACGACGGTCGCGACGAAATACGGGCCGGTGAAGACGGACCATATCCTCTTCATCGCGTCCGGCGCTTTTCATGTTTCGAAGCCGTCGGATCTGCTGCCGGAACTGCAGGGCCGTCTGCCGATCCGGGTCGAGCTGCGTGCTTTGACCAAGGAGGACTTCCGCCGCATCCTGACGGAAACCGAGGCCAGCCTCATCCGCCAGTACAAGGCGCTGCTCGAGACGGAGGGCGTGGTCCTGGACTTCACCGAGGATGCGATCGACGCGCTTGCGGAAGTCGCCGTCCAGCTGAACGCCAATGTCGAGAATATCGGCGCCCGCCGGCTGCAGACGGTGATGGAGCGCGTCCTGGACGACATCTCCTTCGACGCGCCGGATCGCGGCGGTCACACCATGATGATCGACGCGGAATATGTCCGCAAACATGTGGGCGACCTTGCGGCCAACACCGACCTGTCGCGCTACATTCTGTGA